GGTGCTCGCGGCGTTGCGGGCGGAGCGTTACCCGCTGGTCTTCGGCTGACAGTCGCGGCAGACGCCGAACACCTCGACGGTGTGGCTGACCTCGCCGAAGCCGTGGCGTTGCGCGACGGCCGCCGCCCACGCCTCGACCTCGTCGGCGGCGAGCTCGACGGTCGTGCCGCAGGACCGGCAGACGAGGTGGTGGTGGTGCTCGCCGGAGCGGCAGCGCCGGTAGACGGCCTCGTCGCCGTGGCGGAGGACGTCGACCTCGCCGGCCGCCGCCATCGCCTGCAACGTCCGGTAGACGGTGGTGAGCCCGACACCGTCGCCGCTGGCGCGCAACGCCTCGTGCACCTCCTGCGCCGACCGGAACGCCTCGCTGCCACCGAGCGCGCGCGCCACCGCGGCGCGCTGCCGGGTCGGCCTCACCGCAGCCTCGCCCACGCCGACGTGGCGCCGAAGACGGCGATGGCGCAGAGCACGATCGCCGCGCCGGGCGCGGTGTCGAGGTAGTACGCCGCGAGCAGCCCGCCGACGGAGACCGCGACGCCGAGGCCGATCGAGCCGAGCAGCGTCCCGCGGAACGACCGGGCCACCTGCTGCGTCGCCGCGACCGGCACCACCATCAACGCCGACACGAGCAGCAGCCCGACGACGCGCATGGCGAGCGCGACGGTGAGCGCGGCGGTGACGGCGATGAGCAGGTTGAGGACGCGGACCGGGAGGCCGGACGCGCGCGCGACCTCCTCGTCGTAGCAGACCGCGAACAGCTCCCGCCCGAACACCGCCACCACGCCGAGCACGAGGATCGCGAGCACGGCGATGACGAGCAGGTCGCCGCCGGAGACGGTGCTGACCGAGCCGAACAGGTACGCCACGAGGTTGAACGCCGTGGCGGAGCGGGAGACGTTGGTGAGGACGACGCCGCCGGCGATGCCGCCGTAGAACAGCAGCGCGAGGGCGACGTCGCCGGTGGTGCCGCCGCGTTCGCGGAGCAGCTCGATCGCCACCGCACCCGCGACGGCGAGCACCACGGCGGTCGGCAACGGCGCCGTCCCCAGCAGCAGCGCGAGACCGACGCCGGTGAGCGCGACGTGGCCGACGCCGTCGCCCATCAGCGCGAGGCGGCGCTGGACGAGGAACGTCCCGATGGCCGGCGCGGTGAGCCCGACGAGGACGGCGGCGAGCAGCGCGCGGCGCATGAACTCCAGCGACAGGATCGTCACGCCAGCCCCCAGCGGGTGGGGTCGGCGACGCCGGGGTGGTGGTGGTCGTCGTCGGGCATCCCGCCCGGCGGCACCGGGCCGTCGTAGCCGATCGTGCCGTCGCCCACGACGACGACGCGGTCGACGAGGTCGGCGAGCGCGCCGAGGTGGTGGCTGACGAGAAGCACGCCGACGCCGCGTTCCTTGAGCAGCCGCAACGTCCCGGCGAACGCGTCCTGGCTCTCCGCGTCGACGCCCGCCGTCGGCTCGTCGAGCACCAGCACGTCCGGCTCGCCGGCGAGCGCGCGGGCGATGAGGACGCGTTGCTGCTGGCCGCCGGAGAGCGTCGCGACGACGGCGTCGCGCCGGTGCGCGAGGCCGACCGCCTCGACCGCGCCGTCGGCGGCGTGGCGGTCGGCGGCCGACAGCCGCCGCCACCGCGAGACGCGCGGAGTCCGCCCGGACAGCACGACCTCGCGGACGGTGGCGGGCACGCCGGTGGCGCTGGTGAGGCGTTGCGGGACGTAGCCGACGCGCGACCAGTCGGCGAAGTCGCGGACCGGCACCCCGAACACCCGCAACGTCCCGCCGGCCAGCGGGTGCAGCCGCAGCAGCGTGCGGACGAGCGTGCTCTTGCCGGAGCCGTTGGCGCCCAGCACCGCGACGAACTCGTCGGCACCGGCCGCGAAGTCCACGTCGTGCAGCACGGTCGCGCCGCCGAGCACGACCCGGCCGCCGCGGAGGTCGAACGCCGCCGTCATGCGCACCCCAGCTCGCGGCGCAGCGTCGCGACGTCGCGGCGCAGCACCGAGAAGTAGTCGTCGCCGCCGCGCACGCCCTCGACCGGGTCGAGCACGGCGACGCGGGCGCCGGTCTCGCGGGCGACCGTGTCGGCGACCTTCGGCGACACCAGCGCCTCCGCGAAGATCGTGCGCACGCCGTGCGCGCGGACGTACCCCGCGATCTCGGCCAGCCGCCGCGGCGACGGCTCGGCGTCGGGCGTGACGCCGGCGATGCCGGTCTGGGTCAGCCCGTACCGGGCCGCGAACTGCCCGAAGGCCGCGTGCCCGGTGACGATCTCGCGGCGCTCGCAGCGGCCGAGCGCGGCGGCCGTCTCGGCGTGCAGCGCGCGGAGCCGCCCGGCCAGCGCGGCGGCGTTGGCGCGGTACGTCGCCGCCCCCTCGGCGTCGCGACGGGCGAGGACGTCGGCGACCCGGCCGGCCAGGTCGGCCATCCGCACCGGGTCCAGCCAGACGTGCGGGTCGCCGGCCGGCGCGCCCGGCGCGGGCGTCCCGGCGCTGCCCGCGTCGAGCGTGCGCCGGCGCGGCGCCGCGTCGTCCAGCGCGGGCTGGAGCCCGCGCACGAGCAGCACGACGTCGGCCTCGCCGACCAGCCCGACCTGCGCGGCGGTCAGCTCGACGTCGTGCGGCTCGGCGCCGCTGGGCGTGAGGTCGGTGACGTCGGCGAGCGGGCCGCCGACCTCGCGCGCGACGAACGCGAGCGGGTACAGCCCGGCCACCACCCGCACCCGGGCCCCGGCGGCGACGGCGCCGCCGCGCACGCAGCCGCCCGCCGCCAGCAGGCAGCAGGCGAGGAGGGGCAGCGTCCGGTGCACGCGCCGATCCTCACCCGAAATGAAAATCATTGTCAACTAGGGTGGCGGCACCGCCACGCTCCCGTGGCGGCCCCGGCAGGAGATCGGCCCCCGACGCCGAAGTGAACGATCTCCGGCGCGCTCACCGTGGGCGCGCGTCCCAGCGGGGGGGTGGCCGCACATGCGGCTCAAGGCTGTTGTCGTCGCCGCGGCTCTGGTCGCGGGTGTCCCTGCGTTCGCTCACGGCGCGCCGCCGCGCGCCCACGACCGTGCCGCGAAGCGCGCCGCCTGGGCCAAGGCCCGCGACGAGCTGGCGCGGCACCTGCCGCTCGACCCGGCCACGGTGGCCGCCACGGCGCACCTGGCCGGCGCCGCGGCCTCCGACGGCGAGGACTACGCGTACCTCACCGACGCCGGCGACCTCGACGGCGACGGTGCCGGCGACCTCGTCGACGTCCGCGAGCACCTGACCATGGACCAGGCGGGCAACATCCACGACACGGTGCGGCTCGAGGCCCACCGCGGCCGCGACGGCGCGGCGTTGTGGTCGGCCTCGGCGCCCGAGGCCACCTGGGTGTACCCGGTGTTCGCGCCGGTCGGCCTCGACGGCAAGCCCGGTGTCCTCGTCGTCGCGTACGACGACAAGGGCGCCGACGCGCAGCTCGCGTTCGCGGGCGCGGCCCGGCTCACGATCACGGCGTACGACGGCAAGGGCACGCTGGTGTGGGCCAAGACCGTCGCCGGCGCGGTCGGCGTCGGCCCCACCGGCTACACCGGCACGGGCGAGGTCGGCGTCGGCGGCATCGGCCAGGTCGTCCCCGGGGGCGGCACCGACGTGCTGCTCCAGACGTGGACCACGGAGGACTTCTCCGACCCGACGTACACCGTGTACCAGGCGCGTTCGCACATGCAGCTCACCGTCATCGACGGCGCCACCGGCGTCGAGCGGCCGTTCGGGCCCGGCTACGTCAGCGAGTCGTACGAGCTCTGGGCCGACGTCGTGGGCGACATGGACAAGGACGGCACCGCCGACGTCGCCGTCGTCAGCATCACCGCGGACAAGCACGTGCTCACCCTCGTCCACGGCGCCACCGGCCTCCCGATCGGCACGCCCGCGGGCCTGCCCGAGGGCGACTACTGGCGCCTGCGGGCGCTGCCGGACGTGACCGGCGACGGCGCCGCCGACCTCGCCGCCGTCGTCGAGTCGTGGGGCTGGGTCGTCGTCGACTCGCCGTCGGCCGCGTCGGCGAAGGGCGCGCCCGGCACCAAGATCGCACTGATCGACGCCGGCAAGCTCAAGGTCGCGTGGACCAAGGCCGCCGAGCGCGTCTACGCGATCGGCAACGCCGACGGCAAGGCCGGCAGCGAGGTCGTGCTCGGCTCCTACGCGGACCACGCGTTCGGTTTCACCGCCGCCGCCTACACCGGCTCCGGCAAGCGGCTCTGGTCGGTCACCCGCACGCTGTCCACCGCCGGCCTCGGCGAGCCCGACGACGGGGCGAACTACTGGGCCGCCACGACCGACGTGCACGGCGACGGGGTCGCCGACATGGCGTTCACGCTGTTCCTCAGCCACGGCAAGCGCGAGCGCCGCGACGAGGGCGTCATCAACGGCCGCACCGGCCGCGTCGTCCGCGACCCGGCGAAGGACCTGACCCTGACCGACGTCCCGCTCGACGGCAAGGGCTCCGACGCGTTCACGCACTCCTACGGCGGCGGCGTCACGACCATCGCCGCCTGGCGCGGCGACAAGGCGCAGCGGCTCTGGCAGGTGTCGTACGCCGGCGGCGTGCCGTACTACGCGTTCGGCACGCACCTCGACAAGGACCGCTGCGGCGAGCTGGTCGTCTCCGGCTGGTCGCCGGCGGGCTTCACCGACGTGGTGCTGTCGGGGAAGAACGGCAAGCCGCTGTGGGGCGTCACCCGCGCCGGCGACGCGGCCGGCAAGGTCGTGCACCCGGCGGTGCGCTCCGCGAAGCAGTACGCGCGCACCTGCTAGCTCCGGCGACGGGCAGGCCCGCCGCGGTGACCGTCAGAGGTTGCCGCGGCGGTCCTGCTCGCGCTCGATCGCCTCGAACAGCGCCTTGAAGTTGCCCTTCCCGAAGCCCTGCGAGCCGTGCCGCTCGATCAGCTCGAAGAACACGGTCGGCCGGTCCTGCACGGGCTTGGTGAAGATCTGGAGCAGGTACCCCTCGTCGTCGCGGTCGACGAGGATGCGGTGCCGGCGCAGCTCGTCCATCGGCACCCGCACGTCGCCGACCCGCTCGCGCAGCGTCTCGTCGTAGTACGAGTCCGGGGTCTCCAGGAACTCGACGCCCGCCGCCTTCATCCGCTCGACCGAGCGCACGATGTCGTTGGTGGCGAGCGCGACGTGCTGCACGCCGGGGCCGCCGTAGAACTCGAGGTACTCGTCGATCTGGCTGCGCTTGCGCGCGATCGCGGGCTCGTTGAGCGGGAACTTCACCCGCCGGGTGCCGTCCGCGACGACCTTGGACATCAGCGCCGAGTAGTTGGTCGCGATGTCGTCGCCGACGAACTCCGCCATGTTCGTGAAGCCCATCACCCGCTGGTAGAACGCCACCCACTCGTCCATGCGGCCGAGCTCGACGTTCCCGACGACGTGGTCGACGGCCTGGAAGTACCGCTTGTCCGGCGGCTCCACGAACGGCTCCCGCGCGACGAAGCCGGGCAGGAACACGCCGTCGTACGCCGCCCGCTCGACGAACGTGTGCCACGTCTCGCCGTAGGTCTTGATCGACGCGACGACGACCTTCCCCTGGTCGTCCTCGTGGATCGCCGGCTCGGACGCGCTGGTGGCGCCGCGTTCGAGAGCGAGCTCGTAGGCGCGCCGCGCGTCCGGCACGCGGATCGCGACGTCGAAGACGCCGTCGCCGTGCCGCGCGACGTGCTCGGTCGCCGGGGTGCCGGCGCGGACCGACCCGGTGATCAGGAACCGCGCGCCGCCGGACTCGAGGACGTACGACGCGAGGTCCTTGGCGCCGGTCTCCGGGCCGCGGTACGCGGTGACGCGCATCCCGAACGCCGTGGAGTAGAAGTGCGCGGCCTGCCGGGCGTTGCCGACGACGAAGTGCAGGTGGTCGATGCCCTCGACGGGGAAGTCGTCGTTCACGGCGGTCAGCCCGTGAACGGAGCCGCGTCGAGCAGCTCCACCTTCATCTGCCTGCCGTTGGGGAGGTCGTAGCTCACGGTCTGCCCGACGCGGACGCCGGTGAGCGCCTTCCCGAGCGGGGAGTTGACGGAGTAGATCTCCAGGTCGCCGTCGACGTGGTCCTCGCGGGAGCCGAGCAGGAAGCGTTCCGGCTCGTCGTCGCCCTCGAACCGCACGCTGACGACCATGCCGGGTCCGGCGACGCCGGCGCTGGTGGGGGCCTCGCCGACGCGCGCGGTCCGCAGGAGCTGCTCGAGCTGCCGGATCCGCGCCTCCTGCTTGCCCTGCTCCTCCTTGGCGGCGTGGTACCCGCCGTTCTCCCGGAGGTCCCCCTCCTCCCGCGCCCGCTCGATCATCAGCGACACCTCGGGTCGCGCCGCGACCAGCCGGTCGTGCTCGGCCCGCAGCCGGTCGTACGCATCCTGGGTCAGCCAGGTCTCGGTCACCGTGCTCTCGGTCACTCGACTGCTCCCGCGGAGAAGGACCCCCTTGTCACGACGACGCTAGCACCGGACCGGACAACGGGAGAGAGGGAGGAAGGCGGTAGGCGGTGGGGGTCCCGCGACTAAAGGGAGCGCGCGCGCAGCGCGCGCGGAATCTAGCGGGAGCCCCACCGCCTAGCGGCTGACAGGCGGCGCTACCGGGTCCGCGTGATGACGCACGTCGCGACGGAGGCGTTCGTCGCGCGCTGGCCGGTCGGGACCGTCACGGTGTGCGTCGTCGTGCGCTGCCCCGGGGAGGGGCCGATGCGGATGCCGACCAGGCGGTCGACGATCTCGCGGTCCGGCCCGGTGGCGGTGACCGAGCACTCGGCCGACGCCAGCGGCGCCTTCGTCACCTCGAACGTCACCACCACCTGCGTCGGGCTCGTCGCCTGCACGGTGAGGGTCCGGAACGAGATGTCCGGCGTCTTGCTGGGCAGGAGGACGACGACGAGGCCGACGGCGAGGACGAGGGCGCCGAGTCCGACGGCGACGTACTTGGCGAGGGTGCTCCGCTGGTCGTCGGGGACGGCTTCCGCGCTCACGTGTCGCAGTATCCCGGCACAATGGTCGTCCCTGCGAAACCGATGGAGGAGGCGCCGATGCCGGCCGTTGGCCCCGACGGCGAACGCCTGCGGCTCATGGCCGTGCACGCCCACCCCGACGACGAGTCGAGCAAGGGTGCGGCGACGATGGCGCGGTACGCCCGGGAGGGCGTGGACGTGCTGGTCGTCACGTGCACGGGTGGCGAGGCGGGCGACATCCTCAACCCGGCGATGGACCGGCCGGAGATCGTGGCGGACCTGGCGGCGGTGCGCCGCCAGGAGCTGGTGAAGGCGGTCAACATCCTGGGCGTGCGCCAGGTGGACCTGGGGTTCGTCGACTCCGGGCTGCCGCAGCGGCCGGAGGGCGCGCCGGACGACTACGAGCTGCCGCCGCTGGACGCGGGGTGCTTCGCGATGCAGCCGCCGGAGGTGACGGCGCGGGCGCTGGTGGAGGTCGTGCGCCGGGAGCGGCCGCACGTGATCATCACCTACGACGAGAACGGCGGGTACCCGCACCCCGACCACATCGCCTGCCACCAGGTGTCGGTGGCGGCGTTCGAGCAGGCGGGGGACCCGGAGCGGTTCCCGGACGCGGGCGAGCCGTGGCAGCCGTCGAAGCTGTACTACGTCCACGGCTGGCACTACGACAAGCTGAGGGCGATCCACGACGCGCTGCTGGAGCGCGGTCTGGAGTCGCCGTACGGCGAGTGGCTGGAGAGCTGGGTCCGCGACCCGCAGGACGAGCGCCGGGTGACGACGCGGGTGCCGTGCGGCGAGTTCTTCGCGCTGCGCAACGAGGCGCTGATCGCGCACGCCACGCAGGTCGACCCGGAGGGGTCGTGGTTCGCGGTGCCGCTGGACCTCCAGCGGGAGGTCTGGCCGACGGAGGACTACGAGCTGGCCCGGTCGCTGGTGGACACCGAGCTGCCGGAGGACGACCTGTTCGCGGGTCTGCGCGAGCCGAGCCGGGCGGGCTGAGGTGACCGCGCGGTGGGCGCGCCGGGCGGCGGCGTTGCTGCTGGCGGTCGTGGCGGCGTCGGGGCTGGGGTCGTGCGGCGTGGTGCGCGCGGCGGCGCGGACGCAGTCGGCGCTGCGCGAGGCGGGGTACCGCGCGACGGGCGTGACGTTCCGGTCGGGTTCGGGCGGCGACGTGCTGGTGGTGACGTGGCGGCCGCGGGCGCGGACGGAGGAGGCGCTGCGCGAGGAGTCGCTGGGCGCGGCGCGCGTGGTGTGGGAGAAGGCGCCGGTGCGCTTCGACGGGCTGGAGCTGCTGGCGCGTGGTGTCGACCTGCCGGGG
This sequence is a window from Mycobacteriales bacterium. Protein-coding genes within it:
- a CDS encoding metal ABC transporter ATP-binding protein, producing MTAAFDLRGGRVVLGGATVLHDVDFAAGADEFVAVLGANGSGKSTLVRTLLRLHPLAGGTLRVFGVPVRDFADWSRVGYVPQRLTSATGVPATVREVVLSGRTPRVSRWRRLSAADRHAADGAVEAVGLAHRRDAVVATLSGGQQQRVLIARALAGEPDVLVLDEPTAGVDAESQDAFAGTLRLLKERGVGVLLVSHHLGALADLVDRVVVVGDGTIGYDGPVPPGGMPDDDHHHPGVADPTRWGLA
- a CDS encoding metal ABC transporter substrate-binding protein; this translates as MHRTLPLLACCLLAAGGCVRGGAVAAGARVRVVAGLYPLAFVAREVGGPLADVTDLTPSGAEPHDVELTAAQVGLVGEADVVLLVRGLQPALDDAAPRRRTLDAGSAGTPAPGAPAGDPHVWLDPVRMADLAGRVADVLARRDAEGAATYRANAAALAGRLRALHAETAAALGRCERREIVTGHAAFGQFAARYGLTQTGIAGVTPDAEPSPRRLAEIAGYVRAHGVRTIFAEALVSPKVADTVARETGARVAVLDPVEGVRGGDDYFSVLRRDVATLRRELGCA
- a CDS encoding DUF4307 domain-containing protein, producing the protein MSAEAVPDDQRSTLAKYVAVGLGALVLAVGLVVVLLPSKTPDISFRTLTVQATSPTQVVVTFEVTKAPLASAECSVTATGPDREIVDRLVGIRIGPSPGQRTTTHTVTVPTGQRATNASVATCVITRTR
- a CDS encoding metal ABC transporter permease, producing the protein MTILSLEFMRRALLAAVLVGLTAPAIGTFLVQRRLALMGDGVGHVALTGVGLALLLGTAPLPTAVVLAVAGAVAIELLRERGGTTGDVALALLFYGGIAGGVVLTNVSRSATAFNLVAYLFGSVSTVSGGDLLVIAVLAILVLGVVAVFGRELFAVCYDEEVARASGLPVRVLNLLIAVTAALTVALAMRVVGLLLVSALMVVPVAATQQVARSFRGTLLGSIGLGVAVSVGGLLAAYYLDTAPGAAIVLCAIAVFGATSAWARLR
- the hppD gene encoding 4-hydroxyphenylpyruvate dioxygenase; protein product: MNDDFPVEGIDHLHFVVGNARQAAHFYSTAFGMRVTAYRGPETGAKDLASYVLESGGARFLITGSVRAGTPATEHVARHGDGVFDVAIRVPDARRAYELALERGATSASEPAIHEDDQGKVVVASIKTYGETWHTFVERAAYDGVFLPGFVAREPFVEPPDKRYFQAVDHVVGNVELGRMDEWVAFYQRVMGFTNMAEFVGDDIATNYSALMSKVVADGTRRVKFPLNEPAIARKRSQIDEYLEFYGGPGVQHVALATNDIVRSVERMKAAGVEFLETPDSYYDETLRERVGDVRVPMDELRRHRILVDRDDEGYLLQIFTKPVQDRPTVFFELIERHGSQGFGKGNFKALFEAIEREQDRRGNL
- a CDS encoding Fur family transcriptional regulator, which encodes MRPTRQRAAVARALGGSEAFRSAQEVHEALRASGDGVGLTTVYRTLQAMAAAGEVDVLRHGDEAVYRRCRSGEHHHHLVCRSCGTTVELAADEVEAWAAAVAQRHGFGEVSHTVEVFGVCRDCQPKTSG
- the mca gene encoding mycothiol conjugate amidase Mca, yielding MPAVGPDGERLRLMAVHAHPDDESSKGAATMARYAREGVDVLVVTCTGGEAGDILNPAMDRPEIVADLAAVRRQELVKAVNILGVRQVDLGFVDSGLPQRPEGAPDDYELPPLDAGCFAMQPPEVTARALVEVVRRERPHVIITYDENGGYPHPDHIACHQVSVAAFEQAGDPERFPDAGEPWQPSKLYYVHGWHYDKLRAIHDALLERGLESPYGEWLESWVRDPQDERRVTTRVPCGEFFALRNEALIAHATQVDPEGSWFAVPLDLQREVWPTEDYELARSLVDTELPEDDLFAGLREPSRAG
- the greA gene encoding transcription elongation factor GreA, yielding MTESTVTETWLTQDAYDRLRAEHDRLVAARPEVSLMIERAREEGDLRENGGYHAAKEEQGKQEARIRQLEQLLRTARVGEAPTSAGVAGPGMVVSVRFEGDDEPERFLLGSREDHVDGDLEIYSVNSPLGKALTGVRVGQTVSYDLPNGRQMKVELLDAAPFTG